ATGTGGCTTCTGGCAATGCTTACCTTAACCTGGGCTATTCCCTCTTCAAGCGATTTCTGCGCTGCCTGCAACGCCTTCGGTGGAACTATGGCGCTACTCTCACCGCTGCTGAGGCTACTTCTTCTATACACAACTTTTGATAGGCGGTGGCCATCGGTGGCCACAAGGCGAAGTTCAGAAGGAAAAACCTCAAAGTATACACCGGATAACGCCGGGCGCAGTGCATCAGTCGAAACCGCAAATGTACTTTTCCCTATCAGTCTTTCGAAAACGTCCGCCCCAATCGAAAATTGGTTCTCGTATTCCTCAGCCGTCACAGTGGGATAGTCCTCCGCCGGCTGGCCACTAAGTACGTAGGTACCGCGGTCGGTGGTAATGGTAATCTTGTGGTTCTGGTCACAAGTTATCCTCAGCCCTACGTCAGGGAGTTCCTTTACAATGTCACTGAATATTCGTGCTGAAACAGTAGTCGCACCTGGTTCAATAGTTTCAGCGGCAATTGAGGTGGTAACAGAGATTTCCAAGTCTGTGGCAGTGAGAGTCAGTAGAGAACCCTCTACTTTCATCAAAATATTGCTCAAGATTGGAAGCGTAGTTTTCGAGGGTACAACAGTTGCAACCTTTTGTAGGGCTTTATGTAGGTCAGTTCTACTAATAGAGTACTCCATTTCATCCTCCGGTTTCTATGTTCAGTGCGCTTGTGTTCGCAAAGGTAAGTAATATTTCTATTGTTTTCAAGAAAAAATTTACCATAAGGCGTTGTAATAGGTGTGGAAATGTTAGTAACTGTGGCTACTGTATCCTTATGTGAAGTAAAACTAAGACAAACCTTTTACTTACTATTGTGAACAGTAACTGTGGCATTAATGTGGATAGAACATCTACGTTTCACTTGCGTGAAGTATGGAGTTTGCAGTCAGGGGAAGAAAAAAGAGTTACCCACACCCAAATAACTGCCTATGGGCCTATGCAGTGTGCAGAAAGGACGGACTAAGAGGAAGATATCCTAATCTGGTGTTCAATTTCTTCAATTGTTTGCCGAAATTTTGCATCCCTACTCTTTAGTTTTTCAACCAAATTAAGGGCGTGGATTACTGTGCTGTGGTCCCTGCCGCCAAAATGCAGCCCTATTGTCTTAAGGGAACTACTTGTGTAGACCTTTGCTAGGTACATGGCAACCTGTCGAGCAAGTGCAATCTCTTTGCGCCGTGTTTTCGCGCGCATCATATCTTCAGGTATTGCAAAATAGTTGGCCACTACACGCTGAACGTACTCCACAGTCATATTTTGCCTCTTAGGGAGACAGATATCTCGCAGAACCCGCTTAGCTGTCTCTAAGGTAATTTCAGTCCTCGTCAGTGAGGAGTAGGCAAGGAGTTTGATGAGAGATCCCTCCAGTTCCCTAATGTTCATAGTTACATTTATAGCGATAAAGTCGAAAATTTCCTCTGGCAGTTCCAGACCATTCTGGTCGGCCTTCTTGTGGAGAATTGCGAGCCGTGTTTCATAGTCTGGCACTTGGATGTCAACAATCAAGCCCCACTGGAAACGCGAAATTAGCCTCTCTTGCATGCCGGGGAGGTCGCGGGGTGGGCGGTCCGAGGTGAGAACGATCTGTCTGCCCTCGTGATACAGGGCATTGAAGGTGTGAAAGAACTCGTCCAAGGTGCGCTCTTTGTTGGAAAAGAATTGAATATCATCCACCAGCAGGAGGTCGACGTTTCGGTAGTTGGCGCTAAATTCTGTAGTTTTGTTCTGCTGGATTGAGTTGATGAACTCCAATGTGAATTTTTCACTGGACACGTACGCGACCCGCCGCGCCGTCCCGGCGAAAATGGCATGATTGCCGATAGCCTGGATGAGATGGGTCTTTCCTAAGCCGGCGCCGCCGTA
This region of candidate division KSB1 bacterium genomic DNA includes:
- the dnaN gene encoding DNA polymerase III subunit beta, giving the protein MEYSISRTDLHKALQKVATVVPSKTTLPILSNILMKVEGSLLTLTATDLEISVTTSIAAETIEPGATTVSARIFSDIVKELPDVGLRITCDQNHKITITTDRGTYVLSGQPAEDYPTVTAEEYENQFSIGADVFERLIGKSTFAVSTDALRPALSGVYFEVFPSELRLVATDGHRLSKVVYRRSSLSSGESSAIVPPKALQAAQKSLEEGIAQVKVSIARSHITFRSDATEVCAKLIDQQYPNYERVIPTNNDRIMIIDRSELISALRRMAIFSSTMTHLVRFDIERNLLTISSEDIEVGGEGRESLAIEYVGEPLRIGYNANYLIEILRHINTQLARFELRDPVSAALIRPTEQSENEEFLALVMPIRVTEE
- the dnaA gene encoding chromosomal replication initiator protein DnaA, with the protein product MERTAQQVWADCLSLLRDRVSSQSFTTWFKPVEAVKLEGRQLTIQVPSQFFYEWIDQHYRMLIEAALVECLGEGAGIQYAVVVGDKGDPFQAAIPRQAVRGSLTNGRLSEQYTFENFVEGASNQFAKAAAVAVSQSPGNTAFNPLVIYGGAGLGKTHLIQAIGNHAIFAGTARRVAYVSSEKFTLEFINSIQQNKTTEFSANYRNVDLLLVDDIQFFSNKERTLDEFFHTFNALYHEGRQIVLTSDRPPRDLPGMQERLISRFQWGLIVDIQVPDYETRLAILHKKADQNGLELPEEIFDFIAINVTMNIRELEGSLIKLLAYSSLTRTEITLETAKRVLRDICLPKRQNMTVEYVQRVVANYFAIPEDMMRAKTRRKEIALARQVAMYLAKVYTSSSLKTIGLHFGGRDHSTVIHALNLVEKLKSRDAKFRQTIEEIEHQIRISSS